One part of the Capra hircus breed San Clemente chromosome 4, ASM170441v1, whole genome shotgun sequence genome encodes these proteins:
- the PURB gene encoding transcriptional activator protein Pur-beta → MADGDSGSERGGGGPGGFQPASRGGGEQETQELASKRLDIQNKRFYLDVKQNAKGRFLKIAEVGAGGSKSRLTLSMAVAAEFRDYLGDFIEHYAQLGPSSPEQVAAAAGAEEGGGPRRALKSEFLVRENRKYYLDLKENQRGRFLRIRQTVNRGGGGPGPGGLQSGQTIALPAQGLIEFRDALAKLIDDYGGEDDELAGGPGGGAGGPGGGLYGELPEGTSITVDSKRFFFDVGCNKYGVFLRVSEVKPSYRNAITVPFKAWGKFGGAFCRYADEMKEIQERQRDKLYERRGGDESEGEEVDED, encoded by the coding sequence ATGGCGGACGGCGACAGCGGCAGCGAGCGCGGCGGTGGCGGGCCCGGCGGCTTCCAGCCTGCGTCCCGCGGCGGCGGcgagcaggagacgcaggagctGGCCTCGAAGCGGCTGGACATCCAGAACAAACGCTTCTACCTAGATGTGAAGCAGAACGCCAAAGGCCGCTTCCTCAAGATCGCCGAGGTGGGCGCGGGCGGCTCCAAGAGCCGCCTCACGCTGTCCATGGCGGTGGCCGCCGAATTCCGTGACTACCTGGGCGACTTCATCGAGCATTACGCGCAGCTGGGCCCCAGCAGCCCGGAGcaagtggcggcggcggcgggcgccgAGGAGGGCGGTGGGCCGCGGCGCGCGCTCAAGAGCGAGTTCCTGGTGCGCGAGAACCGCAAGTACtacctggacctcaaggagaaCCAGCGCGGCCGCTTCCTGCGCATCCGTCAGACGGTCAACCGCGGTGGCGGTGGCCCCGGACCCGGCGGCCTGCAGAGCGGCCAGACCATTGCGCTACCCGCCCAGGGCCTCATAGAGTTCCGCGACGCGTTGGCCAAGCTCATCGACGACTACGGCGGCGAGGACGACGAGCTGGCGGGTGGCCCGGGCGGCGGCGCCGGAGGCCCTGGGGGCGGCCTGTACGGGGAGCTCCCGGAAGGCACTTCCATCACGGTGGACTCCAAGCGTTTCTTCTTCGACGTGGGCTGTAACAAGTATGGAGTGTTCCTGCGCGTGAGCGAGGTGAAGCCGTCCTACCGCAACGCCATCACGGTCCCTTTCAAGGCCTGGGGCAAGTTCGGGGGCGCGTTTTGCCGGTATGCGGATGAGATGAAAGAGATCCAGGAGCGGCAGAGGGATAAGCTTTATGAGCGACGCGGCGGGGACGAgtcagagggagaggaggtggatgAGGATTGA